Proteins from a genomic interval of Zingiber officinale cultivar Zhangliang chromosome 1B, Zo_v1.1, whole genome shotgun sequence:
- the LOC122038926 gene encoding uncharacterized protein LOC122038926 — protein MHCTASLCFALHWSPSFLNLCYSHGQLDGILEKKQGNIPISELRLAPSIYALRLLAPTIPPTPSSLYPSLSISLIIIMAMVIDQRQAEQQQQQQVYKHYCRICKKGFGCGRALGGHMRAHGLIDDAAGTSADADDTSGYGEWDREKLSGGGATKRMYALRTHSNRLKSCRVCENCGKEFISWKSFLEHGKCISDDEAGEDDDDDSSFPSSPRSYDDDLVGWSKGKRSRRTKVAMTEEEDLANCLVMLSSARVDPVFALIETEESCASASKEDDRRRNTVNTNATGVVEATAATTPKALPPPFALQAPPAVPKGLFECKACKKVFTSHQALGGHRASHKKVKGCFAAKLSALDETPSPPADEEIIIATHNMNNASSSDQMAEASMSMALVPIENPAPLAVAPVAKKKSKVHECSICHRVFTSGQALGGHKRCHWITSNSPSDPTLKLQPLPGHAGLHQQLTLRPMFDANSNSEHFDLNMPPINDAVRRDIGSSLRLEIPAAIYLRSWINDRDNASKNRASITTSSDMKNNNNDQNHTTTNIHNKDNITCNEISSFNHVEDEVESKVKLAKLSELKDINMGEESSDWLQVGIGSSANEGSEA, from the coding sequence ATGCATTGCACTGCATCGCTTTGCTTTGCTTTGCATTGGAGCCCCTCATTCCTTAACCTTTGCTATTCTCATGGCCAATTGGATGGGATCCTAGAGAAGAAACAGGGGAACATCCCTATTTCGGAGCTTAGGCTTGCACCATCCATATATGCTCTTCGTTTACTAGCACCCACCATTCCCCCCACCCCATCCTCTCTTTATCCCTCTCTCTCGATCTCTCTGATTATCATCATGGCTATGGTGATAGACCAGCGGCAAGCCGAGCAGCAACAGCAGCAGCAGGTCTACAAGCATTATTGCAGGATCTGCAAGAAGGGCTTCGGCTGCGGCCGCGCCCTAGGCGGACACATGCGCGCCCATGGCCTCATTGACGATGCAGCCGGCACGTCTGCTGATGCGGACGACACGTCTGGATACGGCGAATGGGATCGGGAGAAGCTCAGCGGTGGCGGTGCCACCAAGCGCATGTACGCCCTCCGCACCCACTCCAACCGCCTCAAGAGCTGCCGCGTCTGCGAGAACTGCGGCAAGGAGTTTATATCCTGGAAGTCCTTCCTCGAGCACGGCAAATGCATTTCCGACGACGAGGCTggcgaggacgacgacgacgattcCTCGTTTCCATCTTCCCCACGCTCCTACGATGATGACCTCGTCGGCTGGTCCAAGGGAAAACGCTCCCGGCGCACCAAGGTGGCGATGACCGAGGAGGAGGACCTCGCCAATTGCTTAGTCATGCTCTCGTCCGCCCGCGTGGACCCCGTCTTCGCTCTCATCGAAACCGAAGAGTCTTGCGCCTCCGCCAGCAAGGAGGACGACCGGAGAAGGAATACGGTTAATACCAATGCCACAGGGGTCGTCGAGGCCACAGCGGCGACGACGCCAAAGGCGCTTCCCCCTCCATTCGCTCTGCAGGCGCCGCCAGCGGTCCCCAAGGGATTGTTCGAGTGCAAGGCGTGCAAGAAGGTGTTCACCTCCCACCAGGCGCTGGGCGGCCACAGGGCCAGCCACAAGAAGGTCAAGGGCTGCTTCGCCGCCAAGTTAAGTGCCCTCGATGAGACGCCGTCGCCGCCAGCTGACGAGGAGATCATCATTGCCACTCACAATATGAACAATGCGAGCAGTAGCGACCAAATGGCGGAGGCGTCGATGTCGATGGCGCTCGTGCCCATAGAAAACCCGGCACCCTTGGCCGTCGCACCGGTggcaaagaagaagtccaaggtGCACGAGTGCTCGATCTGCCACCGCGTGTTCACGTCAGGGCAGGCGTTGGGAGGTCACAAGCGCTGTCACTGGATCACCTCCAATTCACCGTCGGACCCGACCCTGAAACTCCAACCGCTCCCGGGCCACGCCGGCCTCCATCAGCAGCTCACCCTCCGACCAATGTTCGACGCCAATTCCAACTCTGAGCATTTCGATCTCAACATGCCGCCAATCAACGACGCAGTTAGGAGAGACATCGGAAGCTCATTGCGGCTTGAGATTCCTGCGGCCATCTACCTGCGCTCGTGGATTAATGATCGTGATAACGCGAGCAAAAACAGAGCTAGCATTACCACCAGCAGCGACATGAAGAACAATAACAATGATCAGAACCACACCACCACCAACATCCACAATAAGGATAATATCACCTGCAACGAGATATCTAGTTTCAACCATGTGGAGGATGAGGTGGAAAGTAAGGTGAAATTAGCTAAGTTGAGTGAACTCAAGGACATTAACATGGGGGAAGAGAGCTCCGACTGGCTGCAGGTGGGGATTGGCTCTTCTGCCAATGAAGGCAGTGAAGCATGA